In a single window of the Zea mays cultivar B73 chromosome 5, Zm-B73-REFERENCE-NAM-5.0, whole genome shotgun sequence genome:
- the LOC103627372 gene encoding plant intracellular Ras-group-related LRR protein 2 has protein sequence MDPTPQSHPILAYVLSRLPSLPAVRTPRSPRERDLEQPSPRTPSGAAEIDLVGRMPGLRHPSVLSAMTRAVADVSSARDAIRLLGPRPDHEQVDASRELLRLADAGKKADANADVKTKDLDEEKLAKCREVVRLEEDHEAYGALLRDAEGKLEHVYQMAMHGRDIKKVGGGDGKGEEGSGAVDEEVVRVLKDAGEGKVVERVNLADRQMRLLPEPIGRIRGLLALDVSRNQLKVIPDAIGGLEHLEELRLASNDLVSLPDSIGLLSNLKILDVSGNRLRVLPDTISKCRSLVELDASYNALAYLPTGIGHELVDLQILRVHLNKLRSLPSSVCEMRSLRLLDAHFNELHGLPAAIGQLSALETLDLSSNFSDMRDLPPSFGDLAGLRELDLSNNQIRALPDCFGRLAKLERLRLDQNPLAVPPPEVVADGVVAVNEYMARRWAEAVAEEERRRANAAAVAESPRASTPREWLTRSVSSLSTWVSDVTVKVVGQEKVDDEDEFLQQQF, from the exons ATGGATCCGACGCCGCAGTCACACCCGATCCTTGCCTACGTGCTCTCCCGCCTCCCCTCGCTGCCCGCGGTGAGGACGCCGAGGTCCCCGCGCGAGCGGGACCTCGAGCAGCCGTCCCCGCGCACGCCGTCGGGTGCCGCGGAGATCGACTTGGTGGGGCGCATGCCAGGCCTGCGCCACCCGTCCGTGCTGTCTGCCATGACCCGCGCCGTCGCCGACGTCTCCTCGGCGCGCGACGCGATCCGCCTCCTGGGGCCCCGGCCCGACCACGAGCAAGTCGACGCCTCCCGCGAACTTCTCCGCTTGGCCGATGCTGGGAAGAAGGCAGACGCCAACGCGGACGTGAAGACGAAGGATCTCGACGAGGAGAAGCTGGCCAAGTGCCGGGAGGTGGTGCGGCTGGAGGAGGACCACGAGGCGTACGGCGCCCTGCTGCGCGACGCGGAGGGGAAGCTGGAGCACGTGTACCAGATGGCGATGCACGGGAGGGACATCAAGAAGGTGGGCGGCGGTGATGGCAAAGGGGAAGAGGGTTCCGGGGCGGTGGACGAGGAGGTGGTGCGGGTGCTCAAGGACGCGGGGGAAGGGAAGGTGGTGGAGCGGGTGAACCTCGCCGATCGGCAGATGCGCCTACTGCCGGAGCCCATTGGCCGGATCCGCGGCCTCCTCGCGCTCGACGTCTCCCGCAACCAGCTCAAG GTGATTCCCGACGCGATTGGTGGGCTCGAACACCTAGAAGAACTCCGCCTCGCTTCCAACGACTTGGTTTCTCTTCCAGACTCCATTGGCCTTCTCTCCAACCTCAAGATCCTCGACGTCTCCGGCAACAGGCTGAGGGTTCTGCCCGACACCATCTCGAAATGCAG ATCGCTGGTGGAGCTGGACGCGAGCTACAACGCCCTGGCTTACCTCCCGACAGGCATCGGGCACGAGCTGGTGGACCTGCAGATACTGCGCGTGCACCTCAACAAGCTGCGCTCCCTACCGTCGTCGGTCTGCGAGATGCGATCGCTGCGCCTCCTGGACGCACACTTCAACGAGCTCCACGGCCTACCGGCCGCCATCGGACAGCTGTCCGCGCTGGAGACGCTGGACCTGAGCAGCAACTTCAGCGACATGCGGGACCTGCCGCCATCGTTCGGCGACCTAGCTGGCCTGCGCGAGCTGGACCTGAGCAACAACCAGATCCGTGCGCTGCCGGACTGTTTCGGCCGGCTTGCCAAGCTGGAGAGACTCCGCCTGGACCAGAACCCGCTCGCTGTGCCACCCCCCGAGGTGGTCGCCGACGGCGTCGTCGCGGTGAATGAGTACATGGCGAGGCGGTGGGCCGAGGCCGTTGCCGAAGAGGAGCGGCGGCGTGCGAACGCGGCCGCCGTGGCGGAGAGCCCCAGGGCGTCCACGCCCAGGGAGTGGCTGACGCGGAGCGTGTCGTCGCTGAGCACCTGGGTGTCGGACGTGACGGTGAAGGTTGTCGGGCAGGAGAAGGTGGACGATGAGGACGAGTTCCTGCAGCAACAGTTCTGA
- the LOC100275089 gene encoding protein JOKA2 isoform X1, which yields MSDWSSPAAPTFFPFGPQAEGWDVTFKVKYGDTLKRFYGCANGSHFDMNLSALRARIDTAFKFGPDVDFVLTYTDEDGDIVMLDDDDDLRDAALRQRLNPLRITVQLKKNQPTEKKDTSAPVKSAAQDPLSQLMSAIEGLKPVQEDSLAHIKSAIGEAIKSIPEPIPDALAKLSHEILDAAPPPLAELMKPFAQLMAPNNNGNGPSDVHAEGSSSSSSAQVPAEAKNEPKVRPSLGLKTVLKEAAGPVPNAGASQVQQPLMYPSVEEMLFPCNSVDKSVCKGKIDAQSKGKSVTSSGIQPAPHSLRTHAPPPPHPCISEWSRAQRSQHRQLKFEDNAKATNDSRWRIPMYKMPYAPPPPAVPPPGYVPSPHFPYPGRLLSSGHPYGDLAGNMENSAPHSLHRWIQCDGCGAQPIVGPRYKSNVKEDYDLCDSCFQRMGNEMEYTKIDKPILPHRFLRDPHVYRKVHHPRVLMKSRREKLESRFILDVTVLDGTLMTPSTPFTKIWRMHNNGSVVWPRGTQLVWVGGDQFALQTSVPLEIPVDGFPVDKEIDVPVDFVAPTRPGRYISYWRLASPSGQKFGQRVWVHIQVEDPSFVNDNNRNAAINLNLPPESYSSNTTNLIDVNIEPADSALSAHAKRTKEFHFCSTDFPEPSKSVPFTLATTSLSAAAPTNQTGDVPMSSTPAAACLPSVNVPMHEVVTTHTPSPITPVLPTTIHFSAPVSAPAIAPELASGAVGVPPPVSAVVPELSELDVHNEEKLLRELEEMGFRQVDLNKEILRQNNYNLEQSVDDLCGVNEWDPLLAELEEMGFDDTEMNKELLAKNEGSIKRAVMELIAREKKDK from the exons ATGTCTGACTGGAGCTCGCCGGCTGCGCCGACGTTCTTCCCTTTTGGCCCGCAGGCCGAGGGGTGGGACGTCACCTTCAAG GTCAAATATGGTGATACACTTAAAAGGTTTTATGGTTGTGCCAATGGGAGTCATTTTGACATGAATTTATCTGCTCTACGGGCGAGGATTGATACTGCCTTTAAGTTTGGTCCTGACGTTGACTTTGTTCTGACTTACACCGATGAGGATGGTGATATTGTCATgctagatgatgatgatgacttgcGTGATGCAGCTCTCCGTCAGAGATTAAACCCTCTCAGGATTACTGTTCAACTGAAGAAAAATCAACCAACTGAAAAAAAAGATACTTCTGCACCAGTGAAATCCGCTGCTCAGGATCCACTATCCCAGTTAATGTCAGCTATTGAAGGTTTGAAGCCTGTTCAGGAAGATAGTCTGGCCCATATAAAATCAGCTATTGGTGAAGCAATCAAGTCTATCCCAGAGCCAATACCTGATGCCCTTGCAAAACTTTCTCATGAAATACTTGATGCAGCACCACCACCATTAGCTGAGCTGATGAAACCTTTTGCACAATTGATGGCACCAAACAATAATGGCAATGGGCCATCTGATGTGCATGCTGAGGGGTCATCTAGCTCTTCCAGTGCACAGGTGCCAGCTGAAGCTAAAAATGAGCCCAAAGTTAGGCCAAGTTTGGGTCTTAAGACCGTGTTGAAAGAGGCTGCTGGACCTGTTCCTAATGCTGGAGCTTCTCAGGTTCAACAGCCATTAATGTATCCATCTGTTGAGGAGATGCTGTTCCCCTGTAATTCAGTCGACAAATCTGTTTGCAAAGGGAAGATTGATGCTCAAAGTAAGGGAAAATCTGTTACGTCCTCAGGCATCCAACCTGCTCCTCATTCTCTTCGTACTCATGCCCCACCTCCACCACATCCGTGCATTTCAGAATGGTCCCGAGCACAAAGAAGCCAACACCGTCAATTGAAATTTGAAGACAATGCAAAAGCCACTAATGATTCTAGATGGCGCATTCCGATGTATAAAATGCCCTATGCACCACCACCTCCAGCAGTGCCACCCCCAGGCTATGTACCTTCTCCACATTTTCCTTATCCAGGCCGCCTCTTATCTTCTGGGCATCCATACGGAGATCTCGCTGGTAACATGGAAAACTCAGCACCACATAGTCTGCATAGATGGATTCAGTGTGATGGCTGTGGAGCGCAACCAATTGTTGGTCCACGTTATAAATCTAATGT GAAGGAAGACTATGATTTATGTGATTCCTGTTTCCAGCGCATGGGAAATGAAATGGAGTACACCAAAATAGACAAGCCTATTTTACCCCACAGGTTTCTAAGAGATCCCCATGTG TACCGGAAGGTGCACCATCCACGGGTTCTAATGAAGTCAAGACGGGAGAAACTTGAAAGTCGCTTCATTTTGGATGTGACTGTTCTTGATGGAACACTGATGACACCTTCTACCCCGTTCACTAAGATTTGGCGCATGCATAACAATGGGTCTGTTGTGTGGCCACGGGGCACACAGCTTGTCTGGGTTGGTGGAGATCAGTTTGCATTGCAGACATCTGTTCCATTAGAG ATTCCTGTGGATGGTTTTCCTGTGGACAAAGAGATTGATGTTCCTGTTGATTTTGTGGCACCTACAAGGCCAGGGAGGTACATATCTTACTGGAGGTTGGCTTCCCCTTCTGGTCAGAAATTTGGTCAGCGAGTTTGGGTTCATATCCAG GTGGAAGACCCTTCTTTTGTTAATGACAATAACAGGAATGCTGCTATTAACCTGAATCTGCCTCCAGAGAGCTATAGTTCAAACACAACCAACTTAATTGATGTGAACATTGAGCCTGCTGACTCAGCCCTTAGTGCACATGCTAAGCGCACAAAGGAGTTCCATTTCTGTTCAACTGATTTTCCTGAACCCAGTAAGTCTGTGCCTTTTACGTTGGCCACTACCTCTTTGTCTGCAGCAGCTCCTACAAACCAAACTGGTGATGTTCCCATGTCCAGTACACCTGCTGCTGCTTGTTTGCCCTCTGTTAATGTGCCTATGCATGAAGTCGTTACTACTCATACACCGTCACCTATTACGCCTGTCTTGCCTACAACTATACACTTTTCAGCCCCAGTATCTGCTCCTGCAATTGCCCCTGAGCTTGCATCAGGGGCTGTTGGTGTGCCTCCACCTGTTAGTGCTGTGGTACCTGAGCTGTCAGAACTGGATGTTCACAATGAGGAGAAGTTGCTGAGGGAGCTGGAGGAAATGGGTTTTAGGCAGGTCGATCTCAACAAGGAAATCCTCAGGCAGAACAATTACAATCTGGAGCAGTCTGTCGATGACCTATGTGGCGTCAATGAATGGGATCCTCTCCTTGCAGAGCTGGAAGAGATG GGATTTGATGACACAGAGATGAACAAGGAGCTGCTTGCGAAGAATGAGGGAAGCATCAAGCGAGCTGTGATGGAGCTCATTGCCAGGGAGAAGAAGGACAAGTGA
- the LOC100276844 gene encoding uncharacterized protein LOC100276844 (The RefSeq protein has 1 substitution compared to this genomic sequence), which yields MLQFPALMRQWPSPPLIPASTLLPVPATSQEDELLLSMAESDLEDKLNEIRKTNSHLVIIGKPTGDTKEEYDAEVEDDDADNVEESDGDDFDQETG from the exons ATGCTGCAGTTCCCGGCGCTGATGCGGCAGTGGCCATCGCCGGCGCTGATCCCGGCGTCCACGCTGCTCCCCGTGCCGGCCACCTCCCAGGAGGACGAGCTTCTCCTCTCCATGGCCGAGTCCGACCTCGAGGATAAG CTGAACGAGATCCGGAAGACCAACAGCCACCTGGTTATCATCGGGAAGCCCACGGGCGACACCAAGGAGGAGTACGACGCTGAGGTGGAGGACGACGATGCAGACAACGTCGAGGAGTCTGACGGCGACGACTTCGACCAGGAGACCGGTTGA
- the LOC100275089 gene encoding protein JOKA2 isoform X2: MSDWSSPAAPTFFPFGPQAEGWDVTFKVKYGDTLKRFYGCANGSHFDMNLSALRARIDTAFKFGPDVDFVLTYTDEDGDIVMLDDDDDLRDAALRQRLNPLRITVQLKKNQPTEKKDTSAPVKSAAQDPLSQLMSAIEGLKPVQEDSLAHIKSAIGEAIKSIPEPIPDALAKLSHEILDAAPPPLAELMKPFAQLMAPNNNGNGPSDVHAEGSSSSSSAQVPAEAKNEPKVRPSLGLKTVLKEAAGPVPNAGASQVQQPLMYPSVEEMLFPCNSVDKSVCKGKIDAQSKGKSVTSSGIQPAPHSLRTHAPPPPHPCISEWSRAQRSQHRQLKFEDNAKATNDSRWRIPMYKMPYAPPPPAVPPPGYVPSPHFPYPGRLLSSGHPYGDLAGNMENSAPHSLHRWIQCDGCGAQPIVGPRYKSNVKEDYDLCDSCFQRMGNEMEYTKIDKPILPHRFLRDPHVYRKVHHPRVLMKSRREKLESRFILDVTVLDGTLMTPSTPFTKIWRMHNNGSVVWPRGTQLVWVGGDQFALQTSVPLEIPVDGFPVDKEIDVPVDFVAPTRPGRYISYWRLASPSGQKFGQRVWVHIQVEDPSFVNDNNRNAAINLNLPPESYSSNTTNLIDVNIEPADSALSAHAKRTKEFHFCSTDFPEPSKSVPFTLATTSLSAAAPTNQTGDVPMSSTPAAACLPSVNVPMHEVVTTHTPSPITPVLPTTIHFSAPVSAPAIAPELASGAVGVPPPVSAVVPELSELDVHNEEKLLRELEEMGFRQVDLNKEILRQNNYNLEQSVDDLCGVNEWDPLLAELEEMR; this comes from the exons ATGTCTGACTGGAGCTCGCCGGCTGCGCCGACGTTCTTCCCTTTTGGCCCGCAGGCCGAGGGGTGGGACGTCACCTTCAAG GTCAAATATGGTGATACACTTAAAAGGTTTTATGGTTGTGCCAATGGGAGTCATTTTGACATGAATTTATCTGCTCTACGGGCGAGGATTGATACTGCCTTTAAGTTTGGTCCTGACGTTGACTTTGTTCTGACTTACACCGATGAGGATGGTGATATTGTCATgctagatgatgatgatgacttgcGTGATGCAGCTCTCCGTCAGAGATTAAACCCTCTCAGGATTACTGTTCAACTGAAGAAAAATCAACCAACTGAAAAAAAAGATACTTCTGCACCAGTGAAATCCGCTGCTCAGGATCCACTATCCCAGTTAATGTCAGCTATTGAAGGTTTGAAGCCTGTTCAGGAAGATAGTCTGGCCCATATAAAATCAGCTATTGGTGAAGCAATCAAGTCTATCCCAGAGCCAATACCTGATGCCCTTGCAAAACTTTCTCATGAAATACTTGATGCAGCACCACCACCATTAGCTGAGCTGATGAAACCTTTTGCACAATTGATGGCACCAAACAATAATGGCAATGGGCCATCTGATGTGCATGCTGAGGGGTCATCTAGCTCTTCCAGTGCACAGGTGCCAGCTGAAGCTAAAAATGAGCCCAAAGTTAGGCCAAGTTTGGGTCTTAAGACCGTGTTGAAAGAGGCTGCTGGACCTGTTCCTAATGCTGGAGCTTCTCAGGTTCAACAGCCATTAATGTATCCATCTGTTGAGGAGATGCTGTTCCCCTGTAATTCAGTCGACAAATCTGTTTGCAAAGGGAAGATTGATGCTCAAAGTAAGGGAAAATCTGTTACGTCCTCAGGCATCCAACCTGCTCCTCATTCTCTTCGTACTCATGCCCCACCTCCACCACATCCGTGCATTTCAGAATGGTCCCGAGCACAAAGAAGCCAACACCGTCAATTGAAATTTGAAGACAATGCAAAAGCCACTAATGATTCTAGATGGCGCATTCCGATGTATAAAATGCCCTATGCACCACCACCTCCAGCAGTGCCACCCCCAGGCTATGTACCTTCTCCACATTTTCCTTATCCAGGCCGCCTCTTATCTTCTGGGCATCCATACGGAGATCTCGCTGGTAACATGGAAAACTCAGCACCACATAGTCTGCATAGATGGATTCAGTGTGATGGCTGTGGAGCGCAACCAATTGTTGGTCCACGTTATAAATCTAATGT GAAGGAAGACTATGATTTATGTGATTCCTGTTTCCAGCGCATGGGAAATGAAATGGAGTACACCAAAATAGACAAGCCTATTTTACCCCACAGGTTTCTAAGAGATCCCCATGTG TACCGGAAGGTGCACCATCCACGGGTTCTAATGAAGTCAAGACGGGAGAAACTTGAAAGTCGCTTCATTTTGGATGTGACTGTTCTTGATGGAACACTGATGACACCTTCTACCCCGTTCACTAAGATTTGGCGCATGCATAACAATGGGTCTGTTGTGTGGCCACGGGGCACACAGCTTGTCTGGGTTGGTGGAGATCAGTTTGCATTGCAGACATCTGTTCCATTAGAG ATTCCTGTGGATGGTTTTCCTGTGGACAAAGAGATTGATGTTCCTGTTGATTTTGTGGCACCTACAAGGCCAGGGAGGTACATATCTTACTGGAGGTTGGCTTCCCCTTCTGGTCAGAAATTTGGTCAGCGAGTTTGGGTTCATATCCAG GTGGAAGACCCTTCTTTTGTTAATGACAATAACAGGAATGCTGCTATTAACCTGAATCTGCCTCCAGAGAGCTATAGTTCAAACACAACCAACTTAATTGATGTGAACATTGAGCCTGCTGACTCAGCCCTTAGTGCACATGCTAAGCGCACAAAGGAGTTCCATTTCTGTTCAACTGATTTTCCTGAACCCAGTAAGTCTGTGCCTTTTACGTTGGCCACTACCTCTTTGTCTGCAGCAGCTCCTACAAACCAAACTGGTGATGTTCCCATGTCCAGTACACCTGCTGCTGCTTGTTTGCCCTCTGTTAATGTGCCTATGCATGAAGTCGTTACTACTCATACACCGTCACCTATTACGCCTGTCTTGCCTACAACTATACACTTTTCAGCCCCAGTATCTGCTCCTGCAATTGCCCCTGAGCTTGCATCAGGGGCTGTTGGTGTGCCTCCACCTGTTAGTGCTGTGGTACCTGAGCTGTCAGAACTGGATGTTCACAATGAGGAGAAGTTGCTGAGGGAGCTGGAGGAAATGGGTTTTAGGCAGGTCGATCTCAACAAGGAAATCCTCAGGCAGAACAATTACAATCTGGAGCAGTCTGTCGATGACCTATGTGGCGTCAATGAATGGGATCCTCTCCTTGCAGAGCTGGAAGAGATG AGATGA